The following proteins come from a genomic window of Streptomyces liliiviolaceus:
- a CDS encoding MmgE/PrpD family protein: protein MTSATAGAPGGRTLIRRLADWASDLELDDAPDRVVAHLRSQLLSQLAAARTGYAHPLGRRIARAYGGPLQPDPARAAVSLAMAAICLDHDDTAYAGHLSHSCVTVPVVYARQLRLDGRQLLTAILAADESAARVTAAATLGPFRGQAAAHTHLAGTVAGRLRALDAPARAWVNGLGLAFSVPPWTLTPGFLSTDAKGFAAVAPIQTGLAACDGALAGLRGPADVLEHPEGFLRRYADVPLPEEAVAGFGTLWHTETLSYKVHPGSAYIGAAVDCAVDCAAELRATGATPDDIAEVVVAGSLLTSGLDRASRARHIGPNASVAALNFSLPYNVATALLTGDLDPADLMPPAVERPERWKLAAKVRTVHDPRLSRAALLSTAPLGQALRRAGEHADAWVRAADERAADLLPPAWLAPETDFRFATKRLGARVTVRLHDGRELTAHRAQAVGAVGGGEHAAAAREKFLRSGGHPEVPHMVAELTDLDAGGVARLISLALSGAADEAQAEILRGERRRPRRGRRTISVDTRALEGAYGRLLGSADSVPDRVLAELALQAGALAVSGVLSEVAAPAVDAVLASAPRDVLVDLVRRNAAHLLGVLDRMPAGDESLWSRVVEELRDHVERAAKSAETNGETSAAKSAETSVEKSTETSAENVHGG from the coding sequence GTGACCTCCGCAACCGCCGGCGCCCCCGGCGGTCGCACCCTGATCCGGCGGCTCGCCGACTGGGCGAGCGACCTGGAACTCGACGACGCCCCCGACCGGGTCGTCGCCCACCTCAGGAGCCAGCTCCTCAGCCAACTGGCCGCCGCCCGCACCGGCTACGCGCATCCGCTCGGCAGGCGGATCGCCCGCGCGTACGGCGGACCGCTCCAGCCGGACCCCGCGCGCGCGGCCGTCTCCCTGGCGATGGCCGCGATCTGCCTGGACCACGACGACACGGCGTACGCGGGACACCTCTCGCACTCCTGCGTGACCGTGCCCGTGGTGTACGCGCGGCAACTGCGCCTCGACGGACGCCAGTTGCTCACCGCGATCCTGGCCGCCGACGAGAGCGCCGCCCGGGTCACGGCCGCCGCCACCCTCGGGCCCTTCCGTGGCCAGGCCGCCGCGCACACCCACCTCGCGGGCACGGTCGCCGGCCGGCTGAGAGCCCTCGACGCACCCGCCCGCGCCTGGGTGAACGGGCTCGGCCTGGCCTTCTCCGTACCCCCGTGGACCCTCACCCCCGGCTTCCTGTCCACCGACGCCAAGGGGTTCGCGGCGGTGGCGCCGATCCAGACCGGCCTCGCCGCCTGCGACGGGGCCCTGGCCGGACTGCGCGGACCCGCGGACGTACTCGAACACCCGGAGGGGTTCCTGCGCCGGTACGCGGACGTGCCGCTGCCCGAGGAGGCGGTGGCCGGTTTCGGCACGCTCTGGCACACCGAGACGCTCTCCTACAAGGTCCACCCGGGCAGCGCCTACATCGGCGCCGCCGTCGACTGCGCGGTGGACTGCGCGGCGGAACTCCGGGCCACCGGCGCGACCCCCGACGACATCGCCGAGGTCGTCGTCGCAGGGTCCCTCCTCACCAGCGGACTCGACCGGGCCTCCCGGGCGCGGCACATCGGCCCGAACGCGAGCGTCGCCGCACTCAACTTCTCCCTGCCCTACAACGTGGCCACCGCCCTGCTCACCGGCGACCTCGACCCCGCGGATCTGATGCCCCCCGCCGTCGAACGCCCCGAGCGCTGGAAACTCGCGGCGAAGGTACGCACCGTCCACGACCCGCGGCTGAGCCGGGCCGCGCTCCTGTCGACCGCGCCCCTGGGCCAGGCCCTGCGGCGCGCGGGCGAACACGCCGACGCCTGGGTGCGCGCGGCCGACGAACGCGCCGCCGACCTGCTGCCCCCGGCCTGGCTGGCCCCCGAGACCGACTTCCGCTTCGCGACCAAACGCCTGGGCGCGCGCGTGACCGTACGGCTGCACGACGGGCGCGAGCTGACCGCCCACCGGGCGCAGGCCGTCGGGGCCGTGGGCGGCGGGGAGCACGCGGCAGCGGCCCGCGAGAAGTTCCTGCGCAGCGGAGGGCATCCCGAAGTCCCGCACATGGTGGCGGAACTGACCGACCTCGACGCGGGCGGGGTCGCACGACTGATCTCCCTTGCGCTGTCCGGAGCGGCGGACGAGGCGCAGGCGGAGATCCTCCGGGGCGAACGGCGGCGCCCCAGGCGGGGTCGGCGGACCATCTCGGTGGACACCCGTGCGTTGGAGGGGGCGTACGGGCGTCTACTGGGGTCCGCCGACTCCGTCCCCGACCGTGTACTGGCCGAACTCGCCCTGCAAGCGGGCGCGTTGGCGGTCTCGGGGGTGCTCTCCGAGGTGGCGGCGCCGGCCGTCGACGCGGTTCTCGCCTCGGCGCCCCGGGACGTGCTCGTCGACCTGGTCCGCCGCAACGCCGCCCATCTGCTCGGCGTGCTGGACCGTATGCCCGCGGGCGACGAAAGCCTCTGGTCGCGGGTCGTCGAGGAACTCCGCGACCACGTCGAGCGCGCCGCGAAGAGCGCGGAGACGAACGGGGAGACGAGCGCGGCAAAAAGCGCCGAGACGAGCGTGGAGAAGAGTACGGAGACGAGTGCGGAGAACGTCCATGGCGGATGA
- a CDS encoding LLM class flavin-dependent oxidoreductase translates to MSDIPLGVLDLVPVSSGSTAAEALRNSIDLARRAEQLGYARYWFAEHHLNPGVAGTSPAVVLALTASATSSIRLGSGAVQLGHRTALSTVEEFGLIDALHPGRLDLGLGRSGGRPPGGPVEPLPDATPVVDGRAPNGLPIPPKFSFAHLLGSPRVALQLKLLKQPNAESQEYGEQIDDILALLAGTYRSADGIEAHAVPGEGADLQVWILGSSGGESAEVAGRGGLRFAANYHVSPGTVLEAVEAYRAAFRPSDVLDKPYVSVSADVVVAEDDESARELAAGYGPWVRSIRTAEGAIPFPTPDEARAHVWTEADRALVQDRVDTQFVGSPSRVAGQLEQLGEATGADELLITTITHDHADRVRSYELLAQEWRRR, encoded by the coding sequence ATGTCAGACATCCCCCTCGGCGTCCTCGACCTGGTCCCGGTGTCGTCCGGCTCCACCGCGGCCGAGGCGCTGCGCAACTCCATCGACCTGGCCCGGCGGGCCGAACAACTCGGCTACGCCCGCTACTGGTTCGCCGAGCACCACCTCAACCCCGGAGTCGCGGGCACCTCCCCGGCGGTCGTGCTCGCCCTCACCGCCTCCGCGACCTCGTCGATCCGGCTCGGCTCCGGAGCCGTACAACTGGGCCACCGCACCGCCCTGTCCACGGTGGAGGAGTTCGGGCTGATCGACGCGCTGCATCCCGGGCGCCTCGACCTGGGTCTCGGCCGCTCCGGCGGCCGGCCGCCCGGCGGACCCGTCGAGCCGCTGCCGGACGCGACCCCCGTCGTGGACGGCCGGGCCCCCAACGGCCTGCCGATCCCGCCGAAGTTCTCCTTCGCGCACCTGCTCGGCTCGCCCCGCGTGGCCCTCCAGCTGAAACTGCTCAAGCAGCCGAACGCCGAGTCGCAGGAGTACGGCGAGCAGATCGACGACATCCTCGCGCTGCTGGCCGGCACCTACCGGTCGGCGGACGGCATCGAGGCTCATGCCGTCCCGGGCGAGGGCGCCGACCTCCAGGTGTGGATCCTGGGCAGCAGCGGGGGCGAGAGCGCCGAGGTCGCGGGCCGGGGCGGACTGCGGTTCGCGGCGAACTACCACGTCAGCCCCGGGACCGTACTGGAGGCGGTGGAGGCCTACCGGGCCGCGTTCCGGCCCTCCGACGTGCTCGACAAGCCGTATGTGAGCGTCTCGGCCGACGTCGTGGTCGCCGAGGACGACGAGAGCGCCCGTGAACTGGCCGCCGGATACGGTCCCTGGGTCCGCAGCATCCGCACGGCCGAGGGCGCGATCCCTTTCCCCACCCCCGACGAGGCCCGCGCCCACGTGTGGACCGAAGCGGACCGGGCGCTGGTCCAGGACCGTGTCGACACCCAGTTCGTCGGCTCGCCGAGCCGGGTCGCGGGCCAACTCGAACAACTGGGGGAGGCCACCGGCGCCGACGAGCTGCTGATCACCACCATCACCCACGACCACGCCGACCGCGTCCGCTCGTACGAGCTGCTGGCGCAGGAGTGGCGACGGAGGTGA
- a CDS encoding LLM class flavin-dependent oxidoreductase, whose product MKFLAITLIVHAPDPVTGIRKSTGDRFREVLDNALLAEELGFDGFGVGERHERPFISSSPPVVLSHIAALTSRIRLFTAVTTLSLLDPVRAYEDYATLDHLSGGRLELIIGKGNGAAQRDLFHVTPEDQWDRNAESYEVFRTLWRQDKVTAATRFRPELVDAEVWPRPLQQPIRVWHGSATSKESVDLAARYGDPLFSANVSNPIEPYAELIRYYRERWEFHGHDPARIAVGAGTAGYYAARTSQEAISAYRPVFEGQLAFQKRLGLEPVFPTLEDFVERSSALVGSPQQIIEKVHGYHEQFGHTVLHLHADAGGLTDTQHRDSLALFQSAVAPVLRREIPDPPFPWGPVQAGPTPVPVAADR is encoded by the coding sequence GTGAAGTTCCTGGCGATCACCCTGATCGTGCACGCGCCGGATCCGGTGACCGGCATCCGGAAATCCACCGGCGACCGCTTCCGCGAGGTCCTCGACAACGCCCTGCTGGCCGAGGAGCTGGGCTTCGACGGCTTCGGCGTGGGGGAGCGGCACGAGCGCCCCTTCATCTCCTCCTCGCCGCCCGTCGTCCTCAGCCACATCGCCGCCCTCACCTCCCGCATCCGCCTGTTCACGGCGGTGACGACCCTCAGCCTCCTCGACCCGGTCCGCGCGTACGAGGACTACGCGACCCTGGACCACCTGTCCGGCGGTCGCCTCGAACTGATCATCGGCAAGGGCAACGGGGCCGCCCAGCGCGACCTGTTCCACGTCACGCCCGAGGACCAGTGGGACCGCAACGCCGAGAGCTACGAGGTGTTCCGCACGCTCTGGCGGCAGGACAAGGTGACTGCCGCGACCCGTTTCCGCCCGGAACTGGTGGACGCCGAGGTGTGGCCCAGACCGCTCCAGCAGCCCATCCGCGTCTGGCACGGCAGCGCCACGAGCAAGGAGTCCGTCGACCTCGCCGCCCGCTACGGCGACCCGCTCTTCTCGGCGAACGTCTCCAACCCGATCGAGCCGTACGCCGAGTTGATCCGGTACTACCGCGAACGCTGGGAGTTCCACGGCCACGACCCGGCCCGTATCGCCGTCGGCGCCGGGACGGCCGGCTACTACGCGGCCCGTACGTCACAGGAGGCGATCAGCGCCTACCGGCCCGTGTTCGAGGGGCAGTTGGCGTTCCAGAAGCGGCTCGGCCTGGAACCGGTCTTCCCCACCCTGGAGGACTTCGTGGAGCGCAGTTCTGCACTCGTCGGCAGCCCGCAGCAGATCATCGAGAAAGTGCACGGCTACCACGAGCAGTTCGGCCACACAGTTCTCCATCTCCACGCGGACGCGGGTGGTCTGACGGACACTCAGCACCGCGACTCGCTTGCCCTCTTCCAGTCGGCCGTCGCCCCGGTGCTGCGCCGCGAGATCCCCGACCCGCCGTTCCCCTGGGGCCCGGTGCAGGCCGGACCCACGCCGGTACCCGTCGCCGCCGACCGCTGA
- a CDS encoding SGNH/GDSL hydrolase family protein — translation MADDTHAPFRTPPTEDDDPRCLRPGEAVAALADAPWRRVVILGEYESRPARAAVVPGYRAVSWSDRVSGALRAAHPDLACRAARGRKDLSLFEMRSRQVLAALVFRGDLALISCGGPELRQAAFDLDSVEIELSRILDSLRGATYRHAVVISPFDRSTAGGPPADPASAARADAVRERQLRLVQRIALVTLHHAAQHVDLMRHQRGLDPRTLWAPGPGRLSSRGHAVAAAAVVRALARRQP, via the coding sequence ATGGCGGATGACACGCACGCTCCGTTCCGCACTCCTCCCACGGAGGACGACGACCCGCGCTGTCTGCGGCCCGGCGAGGCCGTCGCCGCCCTCGCGGACGCGCCCTGGCGCCGGGTCGTGATCCTGGGGGAGTACGAGTCGCGTCCGGCGCGGGCCGCCGTCGTACCCGGCTACCGTGCGGTGAGCTGGAGCGACCGGGTGTCCGGCGCGCTCCGGGCGGCGCACCCCGATCTCGCCTGCCGTGCCGCACGCGGCCGCAAGGACCTGTCCCTCTTCGAGATGCGTTCCCGGCAGGTGCTGGCCGCCCTCGTCTTCCGCGGCGACCTCGCGCTGATCTCGTGCGGCGGCCCCGAGTTGCGGCAGGCGGCGTTCGACCTCGACTCCGTCGAGATCGAACTCAGCCGCATCCTGGACTCCCTGCGGGGCGCCACCTACCGCCACGCCGTCGTGATCAGCCCCTTCGACCGGTCCACGGCGGGCGGACCACCGGCGGACCCCGCCTCCGCCGCCCGGGCGGACGCCGTGCGCGAGCGTCAGCTCCGGCTGGTGCAGCGCATCGCCCTGGTGACGCTGCACCACGCGGCGCAGCACGTCGACCTGATGCGCCACCAGCGCGGACTCGATCCGCGGACCCTGTGGGCGCCGGGGCCGGGCCGGCTCAGCAGCAGAGGGCACGCGGTGGCCGCCGCGGCCGTGGTACGGGCCCTCGCGCGCCGCCAGCCCTGA
- a CDS encoding diacylglycerol/lipid kinase family protein — MSVPKSVLIVANPAAGSYSADTTAEVLRLVREAGPAVDLILTRHPGHARALARAATGPGGPDVLVSLGGDGTAHELMTGLAGSPEHPALLVLPGGSGNSLYRELWSDRPWQPALEAALSAPRVRQVDLIRVAETGGTALLGASTGLAAQTLNPGGARGSAARGRERYEKALLDALHTGFPPYPGRVTVDGAEVHSGDTVCANVGGGRYRAGRFMACPHSVLDDGLLDVCVAGTALPTPELLQLAREGRHVGREGVVYARGRRIVLERTDGRPLLFEYDGDLVRSGDATRYTLDVAPRALRVLAPAAAA, encoded by the coding sequence ATGAGCGTTCCCAAGTCCGTTCTGATCGTGGCCAATCCGGCCGCCGGGTCGTACTCGGCCGACACCACCGCCGAGGTGCTGCGGCTGGTCCGGGAGGCCGGTCCCGCCGTCGATCTGATCCTGACGCGGCATCCCGGCCACGCCCGCGCACTCGCCAGGGCGGCCACCGGTCCGGGCGGCCCCGACGTACTGGTGTCGCTGGGCGGCGACGGCACCGCGCACGAGCTGATGACGGGCCTGGCCGGCTCCCCCGAGCACCCGGCCCTCCTGGTCCTGCCCGGCGGCAGCGGCAACTCCCTCTACCGCGAGCTGTGGTCGGACCGTCCCTGGCAGCCGGCCCTGGAGGCCGCCCTGTCCGCGCCCCGCGTACGGCAGGTGGACCTGATCCGGGTGGCGGAGACCGGCGGCACCGCACTGCTCGGTGCCTCCACCGGACTCGCGGCGCAGACACTGAACCCTGGCGGGGCCCGCGGGAGCGCGGCACGCGGCCGTGAACGCTACGAGAAGGCGCTGCTCGACGCGCTGCACACCGGGTTCCCGCCCTATCCCGGCCGGGTGACCGTGGACGGCGCCGAGGTCCACTCCGGCGACACGGTCTGCGCCAACGTGGGCGGCGGCCGCTACCGGGCCGGCCGTTTCATGGCCTGCCCGCACTCCGTCCTGGACGACGGCCTCCTCGACGTCTGTGTCGCGGGCACCGCCCTGCCCACCCCCGAACTGCTCCAGCTGGCCCGCGAGGGACGGCATGTGGGCCGTGAGGGCGTGGTCTACGCCCGTGGCCGCCGGATCGTCCTGGAACGTACCGACGGCCGCCCGCTGCTCTTCGAGTACGACGGCGACCTGGTCCGCTCCGGCGACGCCACGCGGTACACGCTGGACGTCGCACCCCGGGCCCTGCGGGTGCTGGCGCCGGCAGCGGCGGCCTGA
- a CDS encoding TetR/AcrR family transcriptional regulator: MAPPVTRRKRVTRSPEDRRAALVRGAAKVFREKGFEAATVAELAEAGEVAKGTFYLYFDSKDQLLGAIWEEYVDGFLQATRERLEESEDWWPTLDRLLRALVEHAVENAELHRIVYGSANAKALDLCRSSNRRVVDLVGDFVERGARAGAFEACDIRLVCRMLFYAADGLLDDMISRGEDIDPEAVVTAVRELTHRGLGGPPVPSPPAPAAPRPRTGG; the protein is encoded by the coding sequence ATGGCACCACCTGTCACACGACGCAAGCGGGTCACCAGGAGTCCCGAGGACCGCAGGGCCGCCCTGGTACGGGGTGCGGCGAAGGTCTTCCGGGAGAAGGGCTTCGAGGCGGCGACGGTCGCCGAGCTGGCGGAGGCGGGCGAGGTCGCCAAGGGCACCTTCTATCTGTACTTCGACTCCAAGGACCAGCTGCTGGGCGCGATCTGGGAGGAGTACGTCGACGGGTTCCTGCAGGCCACCCGGGAGCGGCTGGAGGAGAGCGAGGACTGGTGGCCGACCCTGGACCGACTGCTCCGCGCCCTGGTGGAGCACGCCGTGGAGAACGCGGAACTGCACCGGATCGTCTACGGCTCGGCGAACGCCAAGGCCCTCGACCTGTGCCGGAGTTCGAACCGGCGGGTGGTGGACCTGGTCGGCGACTTCGTCGAACGCGGCGCGCGGGCGGGGGCGTTCGAGGCCTGCGACATCCGCCTGGTGTGCCGGATGCTGTTCTACGCGGCGGACGGCCTCCTCGACGACATGATCAGCCGCGGTGAGGACATCGACCCGGAAGCGGTCGTGACGGCGGTACGGGAGCTGACGCACCGCGGTCTCGGCGGCCCGCCCGTGCCTTCGCCACCGGCGCCCGCCGCCCCCCGACCGCGGACGGGTGGCTGA
- a CDS encoding NtaA/DmoA family FMN-dependent monooxygenase (This protein belongs to a clade of FMN-dependent monooxygenases, within a broader family of flavin-dependent oxidoreductases, the luciferase-like monooxygenase (LMM) family, some of whose members use coenzyme F420 rather than FMN.) codes for MSEPRKPLKQIHLAAHFPGVNNTTVWSDPQAGSHIEFSSFAHFARTAERAKFDFLFLAEGLRLREQGGKIYDLDVVGRPDTFTILSALAAVTERLGLTGTINSTFNEPYEVARQFASLDHLSDGRAAWNVVTSWDAFTGENFRRGGFLPQDERYSRAKEFLATANELFDSWHGDEIVADPATGTFLSDAKAGAFVHQGQHFDIEGQFNVPVSPQGRPVIFQAGDSEEGREFAAAGADAIFSRYATLKEGQAFYADVKGRLARHGRTHDQLLILPAATFVLGDTDADAAELAREVRRQQVSGATALKHLEFVWNRDLSAYDPDGPLPDIDPDLGEHTLARGRAQVRMYRDPLATAREWRELAAANKWSIRDLVIETGNRQAFVGSAETVARTIDEFVQADASDGFILVPHITPGGLDAFADTVVPLLQERGVFRTEYEGTTLRDHLGLDRPAARSGSAAHGERAVAS; via the coding sequence ATGAGCGAGCCCCGCAAGCCCCTCAAGCAGATCCACCTCGCGGCCCACTTCCCCGGCGTCAACAACACCACCGTGTGGAGCGACCCCCAGGCGGGCAGCCACATCGAGTTCAGCTCCTTCGCCCACTTCGCGCGTACCGCCGAACGCGCCAAGTTCGACTTCCTGTTCCTCGCCGAGGGCCTGCGCCTGCGCGAACAGGGCGGCAAGATCTACGATCTGGACGTCGTCGGACGGCCCGACACCTTCACGATCCTGTCCGCGCTGGCCGCCGTCACCGAACGCCTCGGCCTCACCGGCACCATCAACTCCACCTTCAACGAGCCCTACGAGGTGGCACGGCAGTTCGCGAGCCTCGACCACCTCTCCGACGGCCGCGCCGCCTGGAACGTCGTCACGTCCTGGGACGCCTTCACCGGCGAGAACTTCCGCCGCGGCGGCTTCCTCCCGCAGGACGAGCGCTACTCCCGCGCCAAGGAGTTCCTGGCCACCGCGAACGAACTCTTCGACTCCTGGCACGGCGACGAGATCGTCGCCGACCCGGCGACCGGCACCTTCCTGAGCGACGCCAAGGCCGGAGCCTTCGTCCACCAGGGACAGCACTTCGACATCGAGGGCCAGTTCAACGTGCCCGTCTCCCCGCAGGGCCGCCCGGTGATCTTCCAGGCGGGCGACTCCGAGGAGGGCCGCGAGTTCGCCGCCGCCGGAGCCGACGCGATCTTCAGCCGGTACGCCACCCTCAAGGAGGGCCAGGCCTTCTACGCGGACGTCAAGGGCCGCCTGGCCCGCCACGGCCGCACCCACGACCAGCTGCTCATCCTGCCCGCCGCGACCTTCGTCCTCGGCGACACGGACGCCGACGCCGCCGAACTGGCCCGCGAGGTGCGCCGGCAGCAGGTCAGCGGGGCGACCGCGCTCAAGCACCTGGAGTTCGTCTGGAACCGCGACCTGTCCGCGTACGACCCGGACGGGCCGCTGCCCGACATCGATCCCGACCTCGGTGAGCACACGCTCGCCCGCGGCCGGGCCCAGGTGCGCATGTACCGCGACCCGCTCGCCACCGCCCGTGAGTGGCGCGAGCTGGCCGCCGCCAACAAGTGGTCCATCCGCGACCTGGTCATCGAGACCGGCAACCGCCAGGCCTTCGTCGGCTCGGCCGAGACGGTCGCGCGCACCATCGACGAGTTCGTGCAGGCCGACGCCAGCGACGGCTTCATCCTCGTCCCGCACATCACCCCCGGCGGCCTCGACGCCTTCGCCGACACGGTCGTCCCGCTGCTCCAGGAGCGCGGCGTCTTCCGCACGGAGTACGAGGGCACGACCCTGCGCGACCACCTGGGTCTCGACCGGCCCGCCGCCCGGTCCGGCTCCGCGGCGCACGGCGAGCGGGCGGTCGCCTCGTGA
- a CDS encoding DHA2 family efflux MFS transporter permease subunit, whose protein sequence is MSDAPRATGARTAHQRATHRPTTHHPKGLLLSFVCFGVFMVYLDATIVNVALPEIQRDLDADLTGLQWVVDAYALAFACLLLTSGTVGDIIGRKRLFLGGLVGFTLSSVLCALAASTETLLLGRALQGVCGSIMIPVSLALVSATYTEPAARAKAIGIWAGIGGLALSAGPLVGGVLVDTVGWQSIFWVNVPIGVLATAVLARLLTENRGPRARRLDLVGQLLFVVAIASLAYALIEGNSEGWASAPIVGAFAASGAALVAFVVWELRQTEPMLPLKLFRKPVVAVAGVVNFLSLFGLFAAIFLLTLHLQSVQGLSSIETGLRFLALTVPIMIASFAASVVAARTGPRAPIVGGSLLSAAGLYGLTVLDADSGFGAYWWALALLGVGVSFTGAPATVALLGAVPPEQAGTASGISNTFRQVGAVFGVALAGALLLRHLRDALPGALAGVPMPQDARDRAYTLLSDGDLSRTDALPPALRQPVLDAVGPVFVDGMHLVMQVAAAGTLVGGLCALLLLGRGAGRVAADAPAASEVAEPTGATTGHAR, encoded by the coding sequence ATGAGCGACGCACCACGCGCGACCGGTGCGCGGACCGCGCACCAGCGGGCCACGCACCGCCCGACCACGCACCACCCGAAGGGCCTGCTCCTGTCCTTCGTCTGTTTCGGCGTGTTCATGGTCTACCTCGACGCCACCATCGTGAACGTGGCGCTGCCGGAGATCCAGCGCGACCTCGACGCCGACCTGACCGGACTCCAGTGGGTGGTCGACGCGTACGCCCTCGCCTTCGCCTGTCTGCTGCTCACCTCGGGGACCGTCGGCGACATCATCGGCCGCAAACGGCTGTTCCTCGGCGGTCTGGTCGGCTTCACGCTCAGCTCGGTCCTGTGCGCGCTGGCCGCCTCGACGGAGACCCTGCTGCTCGGGCGGGCACTCCAGGGCGTGTGCGGATCCATCATGATCCCGGTGTCGCTCGCGCTGGTCTCGGCGACCTACACCGAACCGGCCGCCCGCGCGAAGGCCATCGGCATCTGGGCCGGGATCGGCGGACTCGCCCTGTCCGCCGGGCCGTTGGTCGGCGGAGTGCTCGTCGACACCGTCGGCTGGCAGTCCATCTTCTGGGTCAACGTACCCATCGGCGTGCTGGCCACCGCCGTACTGGCCCGGCTGCTGACCGAGAACCGCGGACCGCGCGCCCGGCGTCTGGACCTCGTGGGCCAGCTGCTGTTCGTCGTCGCGATCGCCTCACTGGCGTACGCGCTCATCGAGGGCAACAGCGAGGGCTGGGCCTCCGCGCCCATCGTCGGCGCCTTCGCCGCGTCGGGAGCGGCACTCGTGGCCTTCGTGGTGTGGGAGCTGCGGCAGACCGAGCCCATGCTGCCGCTGAAACTGTTCCGCAAGCCGGTCGTGGCGGTCGCGGGAGTCGTCAACTTCCTCAGTCTCTTCGGCCTGTTCGCGGCGATCTTCCTGCTCACCCTCCATCTGCAGAGCGTCCAGGGACTGAGCAGCATCGAGACGGGCCTACGGTTCCTGGCGCTGACCGTGCCCATCATGATCGCCTCGTTCGCGGCGAGCGTCGTCGCCGCCAGAACCGGACCGCGTGCCCCCATCGTGGGCGGCTCGCTCCTCTCGGCGGCCGGTCTGTACGGCCTCACCGTCCTCGACGCCGACAGCGGCTTCGGCGCCTACTGGTGGGCACTGGCCCTCCTCGGTGTCGGCGTCTCCTTCACCGGCGCGCCCGCGACCGTCGCCCTGCTCGGGGCCGTACCGCCCGAGCAGGCCGGCACCGCGTCCGGGATCTCCAACACGTTCCGCCAGGTCGGCGCGGTCTTCGGGGTGGCGCTCGCGGGGGCGCTGCTGCTGCGCCATCTGCGGGACGCGCTGCCCGGCGCGCTCGCCGGGGTGCCCATGCCGCAGGACGCCCGCGACCGTGCGTACACGCTGCTCAGCGACGGCGACCTGTCCCGCACCGACGCCCTGCCGCCCGCGCTGCGACAGCCGGTCCTCGACGCGGTGGGACCCGTCTTCGTCGACGGCATGCACCTGGTGATGCAGGTCGCGGCGGCCGGCACACTCGTCGGCGGGCTCTGCGCGCTGCTGCTCCTCGGGCGCGGAGCGGGGCGGGTCGCCGCTGACGCCCCGGCCGCGTCCGAGGTCGCCGAACCCACCGGGGCGACGACGGGACACGCCCGGTGA